A genomic region of Miscanthus floridulus cultivar M001 chromosome 3, ASM1932011v1, whole genome shotgun sequence contains the following coding sequences:
- the LOC136541596 gene encoding F-box protein At3g49450-like, with protein sequence MEAGYFKMSAGAVTVLPDDPLVEILSRVPAKSVCRFKCVSKAWCDLIADPDNRKKLRQPMQGLFVQTSEVSDSEVDNGCISFSYSFTDLTVRSVPLDIDTCFSFLTEMTGIAAFMLHSCNGLILFRQHQESSEGYIVCNPTTRQWSAVPACGSCEGIIHTYLAFDPAVSSHFHLVQFQMPDVHFPMPCMHEDVVLLHVYSSETGTWSQNQIDEQKEQGQLEGWHHQFTLDAVYQCAFVNSFLHLIVWGSDGKHILAVDVQGKARRMITMLRMADESQRHSITCYLGQSQGHLHCVTIDSADKNNDKLSTWVLQDYDTQEWVLKSTVNSLDVFGETRVTPEYQVVDIHQDCNVLFFLQQLTCELIAYNMDRKEVSVIATFKDYKFRGDFACYVPYFSESPALTNKH encoded by the coding sequence ATGGAGGCGGGCTACTTCAAGATGAGCGCCGGCGCGGTGACCGTCCTCCCTGACGATCCCCTGGTGGAGATCCTCTCCCGCGTCCCTGCCAAGTCCGTCTGTCGCTTCAAGTGCGTCTCCAAGGCCTGGTGCGACCTCATCGCCGACCCTGACAACCGTAAGAAGCTCCGCCAACCCATGCAAGGACTGTTCGTCCAGACGTCCGAGGTCTCCGACTCCGAGGTTGACAATGGCTGTATCAGTTTCAGTTACAGTTTCACCGACCTCACAGTGAGATCCGTGCCTCTGGACATCGACACTTGCTTCTCCTTCCTGACGGAAATGACTGGGATCGCGGCCTTCATGTTGCATTCCTGCAACGGGCTTATCCTTTTCAGGCAGCATCAGGAGTCGTCTGAAGGCTACATCGTGTGCAACCCGACCACAAGGCAATGGTCAGCTGTGCCTGCTTGTGGCTCTTGTGAAGGAATAATCCACACCTATTTGGCTTTCGATCCGGCCGTATCCTCTCACTTTCACTTGGTCCAGTTCCAGATGCCTGATGTGCATTTCCCGATGCCTTGTATGCACGAGGATGTAGTGTTGTTGCATGTTTACTCGTCTGAAACTGGGACCTGGAGTCAAAACCAAATTGATGAACAAAAAGAGCAAGGACAATTGGAAGGGTGGCATCATCAGTTTACACTAGATGCTGTCTATCAGTGCGCCTTTGTTAATAGCTTCCTACATTTGATAGTTTGGGGCTCAGATGGAAAGCACATACTTGCTGTAGATGTACAAGGGAAGGCAAGAAGGATGATCACTATGCTACGTATGGCTGATGAGAGCCAAAGGCACAGCATTACATGTTATTTAGGTCAATCCCAAGGGCACCTACATTGCGTGACTATAGATTCTGCTGATAAAAATAACGACAAACTATCCACATGGGTTCTTCAGGATTATGATACACAGGAATGGGTGTTGAAGAGCACTGTGAACTCTTTGGATGTCTTTGGAGAAACAAGAGTCACTCCAGAGTATCAAGTGGTAGACATTCATCAAGATTGTAATGTGCTTTTCTTTTTACAGCAGTTGACCTGTGAGCTGATAGCATACAACATGGACCGTAAGGAAGTGAGTGT